The Homalodisca vitripennis isolate AUS2020 unplaced genomic scaffold, UT_GWSS_2.1 ScUCBcl_3391;HRSCAF=8907, whole genome shotgun sequence genome has a window encoding:
- the LOC124372506 gene encoding uncharacterized protein LOC124372506: protein MYSNILNEGLPELEPGFGQDGEEVPQLYPPGTLGRDEREDSEPRIRRSIISRGLPHIGSAGALVPSLDGGGVDVVLTTHWLPASSSVYIRLPRDEQCIQERMARISPEKYDDLEVLRATVEEQCLLERGVSRGANTSPPAPPSQLTVCRLRLTCSCDAVSPPAELCARVLPYAAQSWPQRGPNVFFRPHSDEHPVLA from the exons ATGTACAGCAACATTCTCAATGAGGGATTGCCAGAGCTGGAGCCAGGCTTTGGGCAGGATGGGGAGGAGGTTCCTCAACTGTATCCTCCTGGGACTTTGGGGAGAGATGAGAGGGAAGACTCCGAACCCAGGATCCGACGCAGCATCATCAGTAGAGGACTGCCTCACATTGGATCTGCTG GTGCTTTAGTGCCCTCTCTGGATGGTGGGGGTGTGGATGTGGTGTTGACCACTCACTGGCTGCCGGCGTCCAGCAGTGTATACATCAGACTGCCAAGGGACGAACAGTGCATCCAGGAGCGCATGGCCAGGATCTCCCCAG AAAAGTATGATGACCTGGAGGTGTTGAGAGCAACTGTGGAAGAGCAGTGTCTGCTGGAACGAGGGGTTTCTCGAGGGGCCAACACTTCCCCGCCAGCCCCACCCAGCCAGTTGACCGTGTGTCGCCTGCGGCTGACTTGTAGCTGTGATGCAGTATCTCCACCTGCAGAATTGTGTGCTCGCGTATTGCCATATGCCGCACAGAGCTGGCCGCAGCGCGGGCCCAACGTCTTCTTCAGACCACATTCCGACGAGCATCCCGTACTGGCTTAG
- the LOC124372507 gene encoding uncharacterized protein LOC124372507, translated as MKRSYQSGAKKRQDKKKREEDASKCSSTLSAWLCPTTSTTTTKSTNVTSTSSTETRPIIASVPGNEIEEEVTAQDNAEESIDEEVTCLGLGHQQENCAKPPTSPTSSSELIGVNDQVECSRTNKINETCLNTGEPHFPDQIIDPEVKKRIIELGLGPYQPVGPFPYDGKQGRSFSDNYFTLKSKSGLKLKRTWLCYSSQLDCVYCQPCWLFPQKGPVGGWDSGLRDWKHLSDRIKTHENSQHHADSCLVYEQWRRHGSIDDALEKGLKEERNFWRKVLKRVLDVSLMLATCNLPFRGDSWHITDRNKENPKAPVPKDKVTLKTLNPTRWAGRYEAVYALKERKVHLAGVDDDCMDVQCYDSKKLQGFESFSAAFPRAEAIECPYSFFLEYQDFVEIGFRCSSP; from the exons atgaaaagaagctatcaaagtggggcaaagaaaaggcaagacaagaagaaaagagaagaggATGCTTCAAAGTGTTCTTCCACCCTATCTGCTTGGTTATgtcctactactagtactactacaactaaaagtactaatgtcacatctacatctagtactgaaactagaccaataattg cctcAGTCCCAGGAAATGAGATTGAAGAGGAAGTTACAGCTCAAGATAACGCTGAAGAAAGTATTGATGAAGAAGTAACATGCCTAGGGCTAGGGCATCAACAAGAAAATTGTGCCAAACCTCCAACAAGTCCTACGTCAAGCAGTGAACTGATCGGCGTAAATGATCAA gtggaatgtagccggacgaataaaattaatgaaacttgtttaaaCACCGGAGAACCCCATTTTCCAGACCAGATCATCGATCCAGAGGTgaaaaaacgaattattgaatTAGGACTAGGACCCTATCAACCAGTTGGCCCATTTCCATATGATGGAAAACAAGGTAGGTCCTTTTCAGACAATTATTTTACCCTGAAGTCAAAGTCTGGGCTCAAACTGAAAAGAACTTGGTTGTGCTATTCGTCCCAATTGGATTGTGTTTATTGCCAACCTTGCTGGTTGTTTCCCCAGAAAGGACCTGTAGGAGGATGGGATTCAGGATTAAGGGACTGGAAACATTTGTCTGATCGCATAAAGACACATGAGAATTCACAGCACCATGCTGATTCCTGCTTGGTTTATGAGCAATGGCGACGTCATGGCTCAATAGACGATGCACTAGAAAAAGGTTTGAAGGAGGAGCGGAATTTTTGGAGGAAAGTTTTGAAGAGGGTCTTAGATGTCTCCCTTATGTTGGCAACATGCAACCTTCCTTTTCGTGGAGACAGTTGGCATATCACTGatagaaataaag AGAATCCGAAGGCTCCTGTTCCTAAAGACAAGGTAACATTAAAGACTTTAAACCCTACACGTTGGGCAGGGAGATATGAAGCTGTGTACGCTTTAAAGGAAAG GAAGGTCCATCTGGCTGGTGTAGATGACGACTGCATGGATGTACAGTGCTATGACAGTAAGAAGCTGCAGGGATTTgaaagcttctctgcagctttccctagGGCTGAGGCTATAGAGTGCCCTTACAGCTTTTTTTTGGAGTATCAGGATTTTGTTGAGATTGGtttcagatgttcctccccatga